Proteins from a single region of Pithys albifrons albifrons isolate INPA30051 chromosome 10, PitAlb_v1, whole genome shotgun sequence:
- the LRRC8C gene encoding volume-regulated anion channel subunit LRRC8C: MIPVTEFRQFSEQQPAFRVLKPWWDVFTDYLSVAMLMIGVFGCTLQVMQDKIICLPKRLQPCQNQSNSSNVYNTIPDTTSLPPPKPSTPPATVEMKGLKTDLDLQQYSFINQVCYERALHWYAKYFPYLVLIHTLVFMLCSNFWFKFPGSSSKIEHFISILGKCFDSPWTTRALSEVSGEDSEEKDNRKNNINKSNTVQPSTEGTLVKTQSLKSIPEKLVVDKGTPGALDKKEGEQAKALFEKVKKFRLHVEEGDILYVMYVRQTVLKVIKFLIIIAYNTALVSEVNFTVVCNVDIEDMTGYKNFCCNHTMAHLFSKLSYCYLCFVSIYGLTCLYTLYWLFYRSLKEYSFEYVRQETGIDDIPDVKNDFAFMLHMIDQYDPLYSKRFAVFLSEVSENKLKQLNLNNEWTADKLRQRLQTNSHSHLELQLFMLSGLPDTVFEITELQSLKLEIINNVMIPATIAQLDNLQELSLHQCSVKIHSAALAFLKENLKILSVKFDDIRELPHWMYGLRNLEELYLIGSLSHDISKNITLESFRELKSLKVLYIKSNLSKIPQSAVDVSSHLQKLCIHNDGTKLVMLNNLKKMVNLTQLELVHCDLERIPHAVFSLLSLQELDLKENNLKSIEEIVSFQHLRKLTILKLWYNSITYIPEHIKKLTSLERLSFSHNKIEVLPSHLFLCNKIRYLDLSYNDIRFIPPEIGVLQSLQYFSITCNKVESVPDELYFCKKLKTLKIGKNNLSVLSPKIGNLVFLSYLDIKGNHFEILPPELGECRALKRTGFTVEDTLFETLPSDVREQMKAE; this comes from the exons ATGATTCCTGTGACCGAGTTCCGGCAGTTCTCGGAGCAGCAGCCGGCGTTCCGGGTGCTGAAGCCCTGGTGGGATGTGTTCACCGACTATCTCTCTGTCGCCATGCTGATGATCGGTGTGTTTGGGTGCACGTTACAG gTCATGCAAGACAAGATAATATGCCTTCCAAAACGCCTGCAACCTTGCCAGAACCAATCTAACAGTTCAAATGTGTATAACACAATTCCAGATACGACGTCCCTTCCACCACCAAAGCCATCCACCCCTCCAGCTACAGTTGAAATGAAGGGGCTGAAGACTGATTTGGACCTTCAGCAGTACAGCTTTATCAATCAGGTGTGCTATGAACGGGCTCTACACTGGTATGCCAAGTACTTCCCTTACCTTGTCCTTATACACACACTGGTCTTCATGCTGTGTAGTAACTTTTGGTTCAAATTCCCTGGATCAAGCTCCAAAATCGAACACTTCATTTCAATACTTGGGAAATGTTTTGATTCTCCCTGGACAACAAGAGCTTTATCTGAAGTGTCAGGGGAAGACTCTGAAGAGAAAGATAACAGGAAGAACAACATAAACAAGTCTAATACTGTTCAGCCAAGCACTGAAGGCACTTTGGTCAAGACACAGTCTTTAAAATCAATCCCTGAGAAGTTAGTTGTGGATAAGGGAACACCTGGGGCATTAGATAAGAAAGAAGGTGAACAGGCCAAAGCACTGTTTGAAAAGGTGAAGAAATTTAGACTGCATGTTGAGGAGGGCGATATACTCTACGTCATGTACGTTCGCCAGACTGTACTTAAGGTAATTAAATTCCTTATTATTATTGCTTACAACACAGCGCTTGTCTCAGAAGTTAATTTTACAGTAGTCTGTAACGTTGATATTGAAGACATGACAGGATACAAGAATTTTTGCTGTAATCACACAATGGCACATCTGTTCTCTAAACTTTCTTACTGCTACCTGTGCTTTGTGAGCATCTACGGCCTCACATGTCTTTATACACTGTACTGGTTATTCTACCGTTCACTGAAAGAATATTCTTTTGAATATGTTCGACAAGAGACAGGAATTGATGATATCCCAGATGTCAAGAATGACTTTGCTTTTATGCTTCATATGATTGATCAGTATGATCCTCTCTACTCCAAGCGGTTTGCTGTCTTCCTGTCTGAAGTCAGTGAAAATAAGCTGAAACAGCTGAACCTGAACAATGAGTGGACTGCAGATAAACTGCGACAGAGGCTACAGACAAACTCCCATAGCCATTTGGAGCTACAGCTTTTCATGCTTTCTGGATTACCAGACACAGTTTTTGAAATCACTGAGCTGCAATCATTAAAActtgaaataattaataatgtAATGATACCAGCAACCATTGCACAGCTGGACAATCTCCAGGAGCTGTCACTGCACCAGTGTTCTGTGAAGATCCACAGTGCTGCCTTGGCTTTTCTAAAGGAGAATCTCAAGATCTTGAGTGTTAAGTTTGATGACATCAGAGAACTTCCACACTGGATGTATGGCCTCAGAAATTTGGAAGAGCTCTATTTAATTGGCTCCCTGAGTCATGATATTTCCAAAAACATTACACTGGAGTCTTTTCGGGAGCTTAAAAGTCTAAAAGTTCTTTACATAAAAAGTAATTTGTCCAAAATCCCACAGTCTGCAGTCGATGTTTCAAGTCACCTGCAAAAATTGTGCATCCATAATGATGGCACAAAGTTAGTGATGCTCAACAACTTGAAGAAGATGGTCAACCTGACACAGCTCGAATTGGTTCATTGTGATTTAGAGCGCATACCTCATGCAGTCTTCAGCCTTCTCAGTCTTCAGGAATTGGATCTGAAGGAAAACAACCTCAAATCCATTGAAGAAATAGTAAGTTTTCAACATCTGCGAAAACTGACAATTCTGAAACTGTGGTACAACAGTATAACATACATCCCAGAGCATATAAAGAAACTCACCAGCCTAGAGCGGCTTTCCTTCAGCCATAACAAAATAGAAGTTCTTCCGTCCCACCTATTCCTATGCAACAAAATCAGATATTTGGATTTGTCTTACAATGACATTCGCTTTATCCCACCTGAAATAGGAGTTCTTCAGAGTTTACAATACTTTTCCATTACTTGCAACAAAGTGGAGAGTGTGCCAGATGAACTATACTTTTGCAAAAAACTTAAGACTCTGAAAATTGGGAAAAATAACTTGTCAGTCCTTTCACCTAAAATTGGTAATTTGGTGTTCCTCTCATACTTGGATATTAAAGGCAATCACTTTGAAATCCTCCCACCTGAGCTCGGGGAGTGCAGAGCTCTGAAGCGGACTGGTTTCACTGTAGAGGATACCTTGTTTGAAACATTGCCTTCTGATGTCAGGGAGCAAATGAAAGCTGAGTAA